One stretch of Malus domestica chromosome 14, GDT2T_hap1 DNA includes these proteins:
- the LOC139191159 gene encoding uncharacterized protein has protein sequence MVCDLIDSGSNSWKSNIIRAGFHREDADTILSIPLSYFGCDDKKVWHYTANGDYSVKSGYGVAMDLMENGALGKKGRGAPSEQQQRNNVWRRHLRVDNVCGVCNAPDEMENHLFFRCNFSHLFWFCFPPHLNSVELAGVDFLDSWAKFHKCVKDRVNADEICQEFAFGLWRLWKNRNDVVFKGLHRQPLAVLDLWRKNINEFREAADRVDGDVKVKAEGFHPATARTTPHWQRPRFGTIKINTDAAWRKDSRRAGVGWVGRDFAGVLQAAGGSGTILCQSAAAAEVIAIRTALSACIKHGFNHVIVESDAQKIIHMIRKEVSEDFNLDCILGDIKILARMFTSVTFAFVPRESNQAAHLVAKYVLKEGRDFTWDNIGPVFLFNTLAQDVNLLIRL, from the exons ATGGTTTGCGACCTAATTGATTCGGGCTCCAACTCTTGGAAGTCGAACATCATTCGTGCTGGATTCCACCGGGAGGATGCCGATACTATCCTAAGTATTCCGTTAAGTTATTTTGGCTGTGATGACAAAAAGGTGTGGCATTATACCGCGAATGGGGATTATTCTGTGAAATCCGGCTATGGAGTAGCTATGGACTTGATGGAAAACGGTGCTTTGGGCAAGAAGGGAAGGGGCGCCCCTAGTGAACAACAGCAACGTAACAATGTCTGG AGACGGCATTTGAGAGTTGATAATGTATGTGGAGTGTGCAATGCGCCGGACGAAATGGAAAACCACCTATTCTTTCGATGTAATTTCAGTCATTTATTCTGGTTCTGCTTTCCTCCTCACCTAAACTCCGTTGAATTGGCTGGAGTGGACTTCCTTGATAGCTGGGCGAAATTCCACAAGTGTGTCAAGGATAGGGTTAACGCAGATGAGATATGTCAAGAATTTGCTTTTGGATTATGGAGACTATGGAAAAACAGGAATGATGTCGTCTTTAAGGGGCTACACCGCCAACCTCTTGCAGTTCTGGATTTATGGCGGAAGAAcatcaatgaatttagggaggCGGCAGATAGAGTGGATGGGGACGTTAAGGTCAAGGCAGAAGGCTTTCACCCAGCTACTGCCCGGACTACCCCTCACTGGCAAAGACCCAGGTTCGGGACCATCAAGATCAATACGGATGCTGCATGGCGTAAGGATTCCCGTCGTGCAGGAGTGGGCTGGGTGGGGAGAGACTTTGCTGGGGTACTCCAAGCTGCGGGCGGCTCTGGTACTATACTCTGTCAAAGCGCTGCTGCGGCCGAAGTCATTGCGATTCGCACAGCGCTGTCGGCTTGTATCAAGCACGGATTCAATCATGTAATTGTCGAATCTGATGCTCAGAAGATCATTCATATGATCAGGAAGGAAGTGTCTGAGGACTTTAATTTGGACTGCATTCTTGGCGATATCAAGATACTAGCACGAATGTTTACGTCGGTTACGTTTGCGTTTGTGCCTAGGGAGAGCAATCAGGCTGCTCACTTGGTGGCTAAGTATGTGTTAAAGGAAGGTCGAGACTTCACCTGGGATAATATTGGCCcggtttttttgtttaatactCTTGCTCAAGATGTAAACCTTTTGATTCGCCTTTAA